A window from Malania oleifera isolate guangnan ecotype guangnan chromosome 7, ASM2987363v1, whole genome shotgun sequence encodes these proteins:
- the LOC131160204 gene encoding transcription factor MYB8-like — protein MGRSPCCEKEHTNKGAWTKEEDHRLISYIRSHGEGCWRSLPKAAGLLRCGKSCRLRWINYLRPDLKRGNFTPQEDELIINLHSLLGNKWSLIAGRLPGRTDNEIKNYWNTHIKRKLLSRGIDPHTHRSLNVTLPNSNNNSKSNTNSHGELDIKSTSTSPFHFDFMNRKAPFAKSNLRTDFIDINTKMAEEEDSKSSSSSSSNSNNASGTTTEEGFPEQLNLELSIALPNSTNSINIISSKSPFQDSNSRTRLLIKPQVDELNLAASPKIVTRPGAVMVCVCCHVGFHDQSRNQPCEYCKSMSNMIAAGDLHRIYRPMD, from the exons ATGGGGAGATCTCCCTGCTGCGAGAAGGAGCACACCAACAAAGGAGCTTGGACCAAGGAGGAAGACCACCGCCTCATCTCCTACATCAGATCTCACGGCGAAGGCTGCTGGCGCTCTCTCCCCAAAGCCGCCG GTTTGCTCCGATGCGGAAAGAGTTGCAGACTCCGGTGGATCAACTACCTGCGCCCTGACCTCAAGAGGGGAAACTTCACCCCTCAAGAAGATGAACTCATCATCAACCTTCACAGCTTGCTCGGAAACAA GTGGTCTCTGATTGCGGGCCGATTACCCGGAAGAACGGATAACGAGATAAAGAATTATTGGAACACTCACATCAAAAGAAAGCTTCTCAGTCGCGGAATCGATCCTCACACTCATCGATCCCTCAATGTCACGCTTCCCAATAGCAACAACAACAGCAAGAGCAACACGAATTCTCATGGCGAACTCGACATCAAAAGTACATCGACATCGCCTTTCCATTTCGATTTCATGAATCGCAAAGCGCCATTTGCCAAAAGTAACCTGAGAACGGACTTCATCGACATTAACACTAAAATGGCCGAAGAAGAAGACTCCAAAAGCAGtagtagcagcagcagcaacagcaacAACGCCAGCGGCACAACAACCGAGGAAGGGTTCCCGGAACAACTCAACCTCGAACTCTCCATAGCTCTTCCTAATAGTACCAATTCTATTAACATAATATCTTCAAAATCTCCTTTCCAAGACTCAAATTCAAGAACAAGATTGTTAATCAAACCCCAAGTAGATGAGCTTAACCTGGCTGCATCTCCCAAAATTGTTACTCGACCTGGAGCTGTAATGGTGTGTGTGTGCTGCCATGTCGGGTTTCATGATCAGAGTAGGAATCAACCCTGTGAGTACTGCAAATCCATGAGTAATATGATTGCTGCTGGTGATCTCCATAGAATTTATAGACCAATGGATTAA